In one Streptomyces sp. T12 genomic region, the following are encoded:
- a CDS encoding GbsR/MarR family transcriptional regulator: MTESVGAGRDAESVSKFVESFAAQLVEAGMQRMAARVFAALLASDKGVLTSAELSEQLQISPAAVSGAVRYLAQTHMVSREREPGSRRERYRVHGDQWYEALTNREAVLKRWEAALREGVNSLGGDTPAGRRLAETLAFFEFVEGEVAAMMERWREHREKTFGQG, translated from the coding sequence ATGACGGAATCAGTCGGGGCCGGCCGTGACGCGGAGTCCGTGTCGAAGTTCGTGGAGTCGTTCGCGGCGCAGCTCGTCGAGGCCGGGATGCAGCGCATGGCAGCCCGCGTCTTCGCCGCGCTCCTCGCCTCCGACAAGGGCGTGCTGACCTCCGCCGAACTGAGCGAACAGCTGCAGATCAGCCCCGCCGCCGTCTCCGGCGCGGTGCGCTACCTGGCCCAGACGCACATGGTCTCGCGCGAGCGGGAGCCGGGCTCGCGCCGGGAGCGCTACCGGGTGCACGGCGACCAGTGGTACGAGGCCCTGACCAACCGCGAGGCCGTCCTCAAGCGGTGGGAGGCGGCTCTGCGCGAGGGCGTCAACAGCCTCGGCGGGGACACCCCGGCAGGGCGCCGCCTGGCCGAGACGCTCGCCTTCTTCGAGTTCGTCGAGGGCGAGGTCGCGGCCATGATGGAGCGCTGGCGGGAGCACCGCGAGAAGACCTTCGGCCAGGGCTGA
- a CDS encoding DUF397 domain-containing protein, producing the protein MSGTGTLRWFKSSYSDSGGGACVEVAPCPQAPTTIHIRDSKNPGGPNLTVSGNAWAAFIALSTGA; encoded by the coding sequence ATGAGCGGCACCGGAACCCTCCGCTGGTTCAAGTCGAGCTACAGCGACAGCGGTGGCGGAGCCTGCGTCGAAGTCGCCCCCTGCCCCCAAGCCCCCACCACCATCCACATCCGCGACTCCAAAAACCCCGGCGGCCCAAACCTCACCGTCTCCGGCAACGCCTGGGCCGCTTTCATCGCGCTATCGACGGGGGCTTAA
- a CDS encoding CDP-alcohol phosphatidyltransferase family protein — MEREVGKDHLDKVLTIPNALSALRVAGVPVFLWLVLQPYFGNPSLDGWAIALLVVSGITDYLDGKLARRWNQITRLGQILDPAADRLYTISTLLALVLRDIIPWWFLALLLARDVFMALNIATLRRMGYGPLKVNFIGKAATFNLMYAFPLLLLADGGDSLAHFAGVCGWALAIWGAGLYWWSAALYTTQVRGLRSSGVRVGEKA, encoded by the coding sequence GTGGAAAGGGAAGTGGGAAAGGATCACCTTGACAAGGTGTTGACCATCCCGAACGCTTTGAGCGCCCTACGCGTCGCCGGGGTTCCGGTATTTCTGTGGCTCGTTCTCCAGCCCTATTTCGGCAACCCCAGTCTTGATGGGTGGGCGATTGCCCTTCTGGTGGTCAGCGGTATCACCGACTACCTTGACGGGAAACTGGCCCGCCGGTGGAATCAGATAACCCGCCTCGGCCAAATACTGGATCCCGCAGCTGACCGACTGTACACGATTTCTACGCTGCTCGCGCTGGTCCTGCGGGACATCATCCCTTGGTGGTTCCTGGCCCTGCTTCTCGCACGTGACGTATTCATGGCACTCAATATCGCCACGCTACGGAGAATGGGATACGGCCCCCTCAAGGTGAATTTCATCGGGAAAGCGGCCACCTTCAACCTCATGTACGCATTCCCTCTGCTCCTTTTGGCCGACGGCGGGGATTCGTTGGCGCACTTTGCCGGCGTATGTGGATGGGCGCTGGCGATCTGGGGGGCCGGGTTGTACTGGTGGTCCGCGGCGCTCTACACGACTCAGGTGCGCGGGCTGAGGTCGTCCGGCGTCCGCGTGGGCGAGAAGGCGTAG
- a CDS encoding dolichyl-phosphate beta-glucosyltransferase: MELPGAPEPPDAPEPPDAPALPNTPEPTPSPGTPAYDLSVVIPAYNEEHRLTPTLDAITDHLAAHHARWPEWEIVVADDGSTDATGDLVTARQNPRIRLVGSPRNRGKGHALRLGVAASLGRRVLVTDADLATPIEELERLDKALAEGNSAAIGSRSVPGATIGDRQHRMRELLGRAGNLLIRRTAVPGIRDTQCGFKLYDGDRAREAYAASRVNGWGTDVEVLRHFHRAGLPVTEVPVRWSHQPGSKVGPLDYARVLTEIARIALRSLRPADLFALFLFLLMSVALYSGRFFDPAHRYLPDSLRDQNQWEWFFAVTADNVAHLRNPLFSDLQGFPDGVNLMANTVMLGLSVPLTPLTLLAGPAVTLSLVMTLGLAATAAAWYRLIVKYVVQGRIAAFLGALLAAFAPPMVSHAHAHPNFVVLFMIPLIIDRALRLCTGTRVVRDGVVLGLMAAYQIFLGEEPLLLAALGMLLFAAAYAVVRPDAARQSWRPLLTGLLIGASVCLPLVVYPLVWQFAGPQSYTDIEHNPRSFNSPLALLSFAERSWLAGDADTANALAFNTTEQNAFYGWPLVLLAFAILVRLWEQALVKALAFTAVAAAFLSLGRELRIPLTDIAVPGPWRLLADQPLFEAVIEGRVAMICAPALGMLLALALERLLAVRAPSTRYVGLLGVGLALLPLVPAPLKAVDRVDVPAFVADGTWTSYVREGESLVAVPLPDPGNAEALHWQTEAGLGFKLAGGYFNGPYGDERVGIYGAEPRFTSNLLRDVRDSGRVPPINESWREQARADLAYWRAGVLVLAPQPNDGALRETVAKLVGGSGRWVDGVWVWDLHERGLA, translated from the coding sequence ATGGAGCTACCGGGCGCACCCGAACCACCGGACGCACCCGAACCACCGGACGCCCCCGCGCTACCGAACACCCCCGAACCCACCCCCTCCCCCGGCACCCCCGCCTACGACCTCTCCGTCGTCATCCCCGCCTACAACGAGGAACACCGCCTCACCCCCACCCTCGACGCCATCACCGACCACCTGGCCGCCCACCACGCCCGCTGGCCCGAGTGGGAGATCGTGGTCGCCGACGACGGTTCCACCGACGCCACCGGCGATCTGGTCACCGCCCGCCAGAACCCCCGTATCCGCCTGGTCGGCTCTCCCCGCAACCGCGGCAAGGGCCACGCCCTCCGCCTGGGCGTCGCCGCCTCCCTCGGTCGCCGCGTCCTCGTCACGGACGCCGATCTCGCGACGCCGATCGAGGAGCTGGAGCGGCTCGACAAGGCGCTCGCCGAGGGCAACTCCGCGGCGATCGGCTCCCGTTCGGTCCCCGGCGCCACGATCGGCGACCGCCAGCACCGGATGCGTGAACTCCTGGGCCGCGCAGGGAACTTACTGATCCGCCGGACGGCCGTGCCCGGCATCCGCGACACCCAGTGCGGCTTCAAGCTCTACGACGGCGACCGCGCCCGCGAGGCCTACGCCGCCTCCCGCGTCAACGGCTGGGGCACAGACGTCGAGGTCTTACGCCACTTCCACCGTGCGGGCCTGCCCGTCACCGAGGTCCCGGTCCGCTGGTCCCACCAGCCCGGCTCGAAGGTCGGCCCCCTCGACTACGCCCGCGTCCTCACCGAGATAGCCCGCATCGCCCTGCGCTCCCTGCGCCCCGCAGACCTCTTCGCCCTCTTCCTCTTCCTCCTCATGTCGGTGGCCCTCTACTCCGGCCGCTTCTTCGACCCGGCCCACCGCTACCTCCCCGACTCCCTGCGCGACCAGAACCAGTGGGAGTGGTTCTTCGCGGTCACGGCCGACAACGTCGCCCACTTGCGCAACCCCCTCTTCTCCGACCTCCAGGGCTTCCCCGACGGCGTGAACCTGATGGCCAACACGGTCATGCTCGGCCTCTCCGTCCCCCTCACACCGCTGACCCTGCTCGCCGGCCCCGCGGTCACCCTCAGCCTGGTGATGACGCTGGGCCTCGCCGCCACCGCGGCCGCCTGGTACCGGCTGATCGTCAAGTACGTCGTACAGGGCCGGATCGCGGCCTTCCTCGGCGCGTTGCTCGCCGCCTTCGCCCCGCCCATGGTCAGCCACGCCCACGCGCACCCGAACTTCGTGGTCCTCTTCATGATCCCGCTGATCATCGACCGCGCCCTGCGCCTGTGCACGGGCACCCGGGTCGTACGGGACGGAGTGGTGCTGGGCCTGATGGCCGCGTACCAGATCTTCCTCGGCGAGGAGCCGTTGCTGCTGGCGGCGCTGGGCATGCTGCTGTTCGCCGCCGCGTACGCCGTCGTACGCCCGGATGCGGCACGGCAGTCCTGGCGCCCGCTGCTCACAGGCCTGCTCATCGGCGCCTCCGTCTGCCTGCCGCTGGTCGTGTACCCACTCGTCTGGCAGTTCGCCGGCCCGCAGAGCTACACGGACATCGAGCACAACCCCCGCTCGTTCAACAGCCCCCTCGCCCTGCTCTCCTTCGCCGAGCGGTCCTGGCTCGCGGGCGACGCGGACACGGCGAACGCCCTGGCCTTCAACACCACCGAACAGAACGCCTTCTACGGCTGGCCGCTGGTCCTCCTCGCCTTCGCGATTCTCGTACGGCTGTGGGAGCAGGCCCTGGTCAAGGCGCTGGCGTTCACGGCGGTGGCCGCCGCGTTCCTGTCCCTGGGGCGGGAGCTGCGCATTCCGCTGACGGACATCGCCGTGCCCGGGCCGTGGAGACTCCTCGCCGACCAGCCGTTGTTCGAGGCGGTCATCGAGGGCCGCGTCGCGATGATCTGCGCCCCCGCGCTGGGCATGCTGCTCGCGCTCGCCCTGGAGCGGCTGCTCGCGGTGCGTGCGCCGAGCACGCGGTACGTCGGACTGCTGGGCGTCGGCCTCGCCCTGCTCCCGCTCGTCCCGGCCCCGCTGAAGGCCGTCGACCGCGTCGACGTGCCCGCCTTCGTCGCGGACGGGACCTGGACGTCGTACGTCCGCGAGGGCGAGTCTCTCGTGGCGGTGCCGCTGCCCGACCCGGGCAACGCGGAGGCGCTGCACTGGCAGACCGAGGCCGGCCTCGGCTTCAAGCTCGCGGGCGGCTACTTCAACGGGCCCTACGGCGACGAACGCGTCGGCATCTACGGCGCCGAGCCCCGCTTCACCTCCAACCTGCTGCGCGACGTCCGCGACTCGGGCCGGGTCCCGCCGATCAACGAGTCCTGGCGGGAGCAGGCCCGGGCGGATCTGGCGTACTGGCGGGCGGGCGTACTGGTGCTGGCGCCGCAGCCGAACGACGGGGCGCTGCGGGAGACCGTGGCGAAGCTGGTGGGCGGCTCGGGTAGGTGGGTCGACGGAGTGTGGGTATGGGACCTGCACGAGCGGGGACTTGCATGA
- a CDS encoding aspartate aminotransferase family protein, translating into MTPQPNPEIGAAVKAADRAHVFHSWSAQELIDPLAVAGAEGSYFWDYDGKRYLDFSSGLVYTNIGYQHPKVVAAIQEQAAHLTTFAPAFAIEARSEAARLIAERTPGDLDKIFFTNGGADAVEHAVRMARLHTGRPKVLSAYRSYHGGTQQAVNLTGDPRRWASDSAAAGVVHFWAPFLYRSRFYAETEEQECARALEHLETTIAFEGPSTVAAIILETIPGTAGIMVPPPGYLAGVRELCDKYGIVFVLDEVMAGFGRTGEWFAADLFDVTPDLMTFAKGVNSGYVPLGGVAISGAIAETFAKRPYPGGLTYSGHPLACAAAVATINVMAEEGIVENAARLGTDVVEPGLRELAERHPCVGEVRGTGMFWAVELVRNRETREPLVPYNAAGEANAPMAAFGSAAKAAGIWPFVNMNRTHVVPPLNVSDAELKEGLAALDAALTVADEYTE; encoded by the coding sequence ATGACCCCTCAGCCAAATCCCGAGATCGGCGCAGCCGTGAAGGCCGCGGACCGTGCGCATGTCTTTCACTCATGGTCCGCTCAGGAGCTCATCGACCCGCTCGCCGTCGCCGGCGCGGAGGGGTCGTACTTCTGGGACTACGACGGCAAGCGCTACCTCGACTTCAGCAGCGGGCTCGTCTACACGAACATCGGCTACCAGCACCCGAAGGTCGTCGCCGCGATACAGGAGCAGGCCGCACACCTGACCACCTTCGCGCCCGCCTTCGCCATCGAGGCACGGTCGGAGGCGGCGCGGCTGATCGCCGAGCGGACGCCGGGTGACCTGGACAAGATCTTCTTCACCAACGGCGGCGCGGACGCCGTGGAGCACGCCGTACGGATGGCGCGGCTGCACACGGGACGGCCCAAGGTGCTCTCGGCGTACCGGTCGTACCACGGGGGCACGCAGCAGGCCGTGAACCTCACCGGCGACCCGCGCCGCTGGGCCTCCGACAGTGCCGCGGCCGGTGTCGTGCACTTCTGGGCGCCCTTCCTCTACCGCTCCCGCTTCTACGCGGAGACCGAGGAGCAGGAGTGCGCGCGGGCGCTGGAGCACCTGGAGACGACGATCGCCTTCGAGGGGCCGTCGACCGTCGCCGCGATCATCCTGGAGACGATCCCCGGGACGGCCGGGATCATGGTGCCGCCGCCCGGCTACCTCGCCGGCGTTCGCGAGCTCTGCGACAAGTACGGGATCGTCTTCGTCCTGGACGAGGTCATGGCGGGGTTCGGGCGGACCGGTGAGTGGTTCGCGGCGGATCTCTTCGACGTGACCCCGGACCTGATGACCTTCGCGAAGGGCGTGAACTCCGGTTACGTGCCCCTGGGCGGCGTGGCCATCTCCGGGGCCATCGCCGAGACCTTCGCGAAGCGCCCGTACCCCGGCGGTCTGACCTACTCCGGTCACCCGCTGGCCTGCGCGGCCGCCGTCGCGACGATCAACGTCATGGCCGAGGAGGGCATCGTCGAGAACGCCGCCCGGCTGGGCACCGACGTGGTCGAACCGGGGCTGCGTGAGCTGGCCGAGCGGCACCCCTGCGTCGGCGAGGTGCGCGGTACCGGCATGTTCTGGGCGGTCGAACTGGTGCGGAACCGGGAGACCCGTGAGCCGCTGGTGCCGTACAACGCGGCCGGCGAGGCGAACGCCCCCATGGCGGCGTTCGGCTCCGCCGCGAAGGCCGCGGGCATCTGGCCGTTCGTGAACATGAACCGCACGCATGTCGTCCCCCCGCTCAACGTGAGCGACGCCGAGCTGAAGGAGGGGCTGGCGGCGCTGGACGCCGCGCTGACGGTGGCGGACGAGTACACGGAGTAA
- a CDS encoding adenylosuccinate synthase, translating to MPALVLLGAQWGDEGKGKATDLLGGSVDYVVRYQGGNNAGHTVVVGDQKYALHLLPSGILSPGCTPVIGNGVVVDPSVLLSELSGLNERGVDTSKLLISGNAHIITPYNVTVDKVTERFLGKRKIGTTGRGIGPTYADKINRVGIRVQDLYDESILTQKVEAALDAKNQILSKLYNRRAIAADQVVEELLDYADKIKPYVADTVLILNQALEDDKVVLFEGGQGTLLDIDHGTYPFVTSSNPTAGGACTGAGVGPTKISRVIGILKAYTTRVGAGPFPTELFDEDGAALRRIGGERGVTTGRDRRCGWFDAVIARYATRVNGLTDFFLTKLDVLTGWEQIPVCVAYEIDGKRVEELPYSQTDFHHAKPVYEMLPGWSEDISKAKSFSDLPKNAQAYVKALEEMSGAPISAIGVGPGRDETIEINSFL from the coding sequence GTGCCCGCACTTGTGCTGCTCGGTGCTCAGTGGGGTGACGAAGGCAAGGGAAAGGCGACGGACCTGCTAGGCGGATCCGTCGACTATGTGGTGCGCTACCAGGGCGGCAACAACGCCGGCCACACGGTAGTCGTGGGTGATCAGAAGTACGCCCTGCACCTGCTCCCTTCCGGAATCCTCTCGCCGGGGTGTACCCCGGTCATCGGCAACGGTGTCGTCGTCGACCCGTCGGTCCTGCTCTCCGAGCTGAGCGGTCTGAACGAGCGCGGCGTCGACACGTCCAAGCTCCTCATCAGCGGAAACGCGCACATCATCACGCCTTACAACGTGACGGTGGACAAGGTGACGGAACGCTTCCTCGGTAAGCGGAAGATCGGGACCACCGGTCGCGGCATCGGCCCGACCTACGCCGACAAGATCAACCGCGTCGGTATCCGCGTCCAGGACCTGTACGACGAGTCGATCCTCACCCAGAAGGTCGAGGCGGCTCTCGACGCCAAGAACCAGATCCTCAGCAAGCTCTACAACCGCCGTGCGATCGCCGCCGACCAGGTCGTCGAGGAGCTGCTGGACTACGCCGACAAGATCAAGCCGTACGTCGCCGACACGGTCCTGATCCTCAACCAGGCGCTGGAGGACGACAAGGTGGTCCTCTTCGAGGGCGGCCAGGGCACCCTCCTCGACATCGACCACGGCACGTACCCCTTCGTCACCTCCTCGAACCCGACCGCGGGCGGCGCCTGCACGGGTGCGGGCGTGGGCCCGACGAAGATCAGCCGCGTGATCGGCATCCTCAAGGCGTACACGACCCGCGTCGGCGCCGGCCCGTTCCCGACCGAGCTCTTCGACGAGGACGGCGCTGCGCTGCGCCGCATCGGTGGCGAGCGGGGCGTGACGACCGGCCGTGACCGCCGCTGCGGCTGGTTCGACGCGGTGATCGCCCGGTACGCGACCCGTGTGAACGGCCTGACCGACTTCTTCCTCACCAAGCTGGACGTCCTGACCGGCTGGGAGCAGATCCCGGTCTGCGTGGCGTACGAGATCGACGGCAAGCGCGTCGAGGAGCTCCCGTACTCCCAGACCGACTTCCACCACGCGAAGCCGGTCTACGAGATGCTGCCGGGCTGGAGCGAGGACATCAGCAAGGCCAAGTCCTTCTCCGACCTGCCGAAGAACGCCCAGGCATACGTCAAGGCGCTGGAGGAGATGTCCGGCGCGCCGATCTCCGCGATCGGCGTGGGGCCGGGCCGGGACGAGACGATCGAGATCAACTCGTTCCTCTAG
- a CDS encoding ABC transporter ATP-binding protein has translation MTKAITVSGLHKSFGKTHALDGLDLDVETGEVHGFLGPNGAGKSTTIRVLLGLLRADTGAAQVLGRDPWTDAVEVHRRIAYVPGDVTLWRNLSGGEVIDLYGRLRGGLDAGRRAELIERFELDPTKKGRTYSKGNRQKVALVAAFASDVDLLILDEPTSGLDPLMEEVFQRCVEEERERGRTILLSSHILSEVEELCDRVSIIRRGRTVESGSLADLRHLTRTSVTAELAGPPNGLSRLPGVHDLDVQGRRVRLQVETDKLDAVLRSLSESGVRSLTSTPPTLEELFLRHYQQEAAAR, from the coding sequence ATGACGAAGGCAATCACCGTCTCCGGACTGCACAAGTCGTTCGGCAAGACGCACGCGCTCGACGGCCTCGACCTGGACGTCGAGACCGGCGAGGTCCACGGCTTCCTCGGCCCCAACGGCGCCGGCAAGTCCACCACCATCCGCGTCCTGCTCGGCCTGCTGCGCGCCGACACGGGCGCCGCGCAGGTGCTCGGCCGCGACCCCTGGACGGACGCGGTGGAGGTGCACCGCCGCATCGCCTACGTGCCGGGTGACGTGACCCTGTGGCGGAACCTGTCCGGCGGTGAGGTCATCGACCTCTACGGCCGTCTGCGGGGCGGCCTCGACGCCGGGCGCCGTGCCGAACTGATCGAGCGGTTCGAGCTGGACCCGACGAAGAAGGGCCGCACCTACTCCAAGGGCAACCGCCAGAAGGTCGCCCTCGTCGCCGCGTTCGCCTCGGACGTGGACCTGCTGATCCTCGACGAGCCGACCTCGGGCCTGGACCCGCTGATGGAGGAGGTCTTCCAGCGCTGCGTCGAGGAGGAACGCGAGCGCGGCCGTACGATCCTGCTCTCCTCGCACATCCTCAGCGAGGTCGAGGAACTCTGCGACCGGGTCAGCATCATCCGCAGGGGCCGCACGGTCGAGAGCGGTTCGCTCGCCGACCTGCGCCACCTGACGCGGACGAGCGTCACGGCCGAACTGGCCGGTCCGCCCAACGGGTTGTCCCGTCTTCCGGGCGTCCACGACCTCGACGTACAGGGCCGCCGCGTCCGGCTCCAGGTCGAGACCGACAAACTCGACGCCGTACTGCGCTCGCTCAGCGAGTCGGGCGTGCGGTCGCTGACGTCGACGCCGCCGACGCTGGAGGAGCTGTTCCTGCGGCACTACCAGCAGGAGGCGGCGGCCCGATGA
- a CDS encoding diacylglycerol kinase family protein: MAEVATFAMSDQLLVVIDPVALRTDGESVRIAKDVLSAGAATKVCLPEGPEEFARALARRGSRRPVVIGDDRALMQAVSLLHRQRQLAECVLSVVPVGAALSLAGSLGVPTGAVAAARAVLDGEERRLDLLVDDSDGVVLGALRIPPIRDPASEAGTNGMNGATGANGANGATAVGPFAGRPWLRTCQSLVRTLVPVRGTPAAESGPSRLRVEVDGTTLVDLDQPVEAVSVAPGIAGVAEVEVRPASVGAEATPLRAEGRTVTVSGAHFRYRADEVVSGPVRRKTWTVGEGGLRLVLPGR; encoded by the coding sequence ATGGCCGAGGTGGCGACTTTCGCGATGTCCGATCAGCTGCTGGTGGTGATCGATCCGGTCGCCCTGAGGACGGACGGGGAATCTGTCAGGATCGCGAAAGACGTGCTCAGCGCGGGTGCGGCGACGAAAGTGTGCCTGCCGGAGGGGCCGGAGGAATTTGCCCGGGCACTGGCTCGGCGCGGGTCCCGACGGCCCGTGGTCATCGGCGACGACCGGGCGCTGATGCAGGCCGTGTCGCTGCTGCACCGGCAGCGGCAGCTGGCCGAATGTGTGCTGTCGGTGGTGCCGGTCGGAGCCGCGCTGTCGCTGGCCGGATCCCTCGGGGTGCCGACGGGGGCGGTGGCGGCGGCCCGGGCGGTGCTGGACGGGGAGGAGCGGCGGCTGGATCTGCTCGTCGACGACAGCGACGGAGTGGTCCTGGGCGCGCTGCGGATCCCGCCGATACGGGACCCTGCCTCGGAGGCCGGGACGAACGGGATGAACGGCGCGACCGGAGCGAACGGGGCGAACGGGGCGACCGCGGTGGGGCCGTTCGCAGGGCGGCCTTGGCTGCGGACGTGCCAGTCGCTGGTACGGACGCTGGTGCCGGTGCGGGGCACACCCGCTGCCGAGTCCGGCCCGTCGCGGCTGCGGGTCGAGGTCGACGGAACAACGCTGGTGGACCTCGACCAGCCGGTGGAGGCGGTGTCGGTGGCGCCGGGGATCGCCGGTGTGGCCGAGGTGGAGGTACGGCCGGCCTCGGTGGGCGCGGAGGCCACGCCCCTGCGGGCCGAGGGGCGGACGGTGACCGTCTCGGGGGCGCACTTCCGGTACCGGGCGGATGAGGTGGTGTCGGGGCCGGTGCGCAGGAAGACGTGGACCGTGGGGGAAGGCGGGCTGCGGCTGGTGCTGCCGGGGCGGTGA
- a CDS encoding GntR family transcriptional regulator yields MPGIGSNGSVTRSTLRQQIADALRDEVLAGRLQAGREFTVKEIAEQYGVSATPVREALVDLSAQGLLEADQHRGFRVHKYSVEDYRGIIEARSLVTTGMFRVLATETARHRDPDDPRVHAAVVGVRRRAEEAQRAATAGDLTVLIGYDLRFWRELGTLFGNAYLADFLHRLRVQSWVCTVQHLRRLDDLRGHLWSRHTELVDALMRRDLSTARSIIAAHDADSLALIERLASG; encoded by the coding sequence ATGCCCGGCATCGGCAGCAACGGCTCCGTTACCCGGAGCACCCTGCGGCAGCAGATCGCGGACGCGCTGCGGGACGAGGTGCTGGCCGGGCGGTTGCAGGCGGGCCGGGAGTTCACGGTCAAGGAGATCGCCGAGCAGTACGGCGTCTCCGCGACGCCCGTCCGCGAGGCACTCGTCGATCTCTCCGCGCAAGGGCTCCTGGAGGCCGACCAGCACCGCGGCTTCCGTGTCCACAAGTACTCCGTCGAGGACTACCGCGGCATCATCGAGGCCCGCAGCCTGGTCACCACCGGCATGTTCCGGGTCCTGGCCACCGAAACCGCCCGCCACCGGGACCCCGACGACCCCCGCGTCCACGCCGCCGTGGTCGGGGTACGCCGCCGTGCCGAGGAGGCGCAGCGCGCCGCCACCGCAGGCGACCTCACCGTGCTCATCGGCTACGACCTGCGCTTCTGGCGCGAGCTCGGCACCCTCTTCGGCAACGCCTACCTCGCCGACTTCCTGCACCGGCTGCGCGTGCAGTCCTGGGTCTGCACGGTCCAGCATCTGCGCCGCCTCGACGATCTGCGCGGCCACCTGTGGTCCCGGCACACCGAACTGGTCGACGCCCTGATGCGCCGCGACCTGTCGACGGCCCGCTCGATCATCGCCGCCCACGACGCGGACTCCCTCGCCCTGATCGAGCGGCTGGCGTCCGGATGA
- a CDS encoding ABC transporter permease — translation MTTLAVPRSGRQLAGTGTLLRFALRRDRVMIPVWVGVNALMVLSMPNTLKNLYGTPAERADLIHQVATNASFRALIGPVFDTSIGALTAWRVGVYAGALAAVTSLLVVVRHTRDEEESGRQELVASGMVGRRASLTAALLAAGVANAVLALLVTAGLAARGAVGALALGLGLAAVGMVFATMAAIVAQLTESARLARGLTAGVLGAAFVLRAAGDSATDDGSSALTWLSPLGWLENLRPYADERWWVLPLFAAAILLQGAVAYELAGRRDVGMSFLPTRPGPASGRLRTAGSLAWRLQRGSVYGWSIAFFVVGVVYGGLADGVTDLVGDNDNARKIFERMGGQSGLTDAFLASMVGMMGLIAALYVVGSVLRLHGEETSGRAEPVLANAVGRLRWAAGHLVIAFGGAVLIMLLTGLGFIVGYGKEAGPLLGACLVQLPAVWVIGGLAVLLYGVLPRAAMAAWGVAGAVLLIGWVGPALDAPQAVLDLSPFGHLPKLPGGSMEWGPVSVLLGLAVALVAAGLAGVRRRDMTT, via the coding sequence ATGACGACGCTCGCGGTACCGAGGTCCGGCCGCCAACTCGCGGGCACCGGCACGCTGTTGCGCTTCGCGCTGCGCCGGGACCGGGTGATGATCCCGGTCTGGGTCGGGGTCAACGCGCTCATGGTCCTCTCCATGCCGAACACGCTGAAGAACTTGTACGGAACCCCGGCCGAACGCGCCGACCTGATCCACCAGGTGGCGACCAACGCCTCCTTCCGCGCCCTGATCGGCCCGGTCTTCGACACCTCGATCGGCGCCCTGACGGCCTGGCGCGTGGGTGTGTACGCGGGCGCGCTCGCCGCGGTGACAAGCCTGCTCGTCGTCGTACGGCACACCCGGGACGAGGAGGAGAGCGGCCGGCAGGAACTGGTGGCGTCCGGCATGGTAGGCCGCCGGGCCTCCCTGACGGCGGCGCTGCTGGCGGCGGGGGTCGCGAACGCCGTACTGGCTCTGCTCGTGACGGCGGGCCTGGCCGCCCGGGGCGCCGTGGGCGCCCTCGCCCTCGGCCTCGGCCTCGCGGCCGTCGGCATGGTCTTCGCCACGATGGCGGCGATCGTCGCCCAGCTGACGGAGAGCGCGCGGCTGGCCCGCGGCCTGACGGCCGGGGTGCTGGGCGCGGCCTTCGTCCTTCGCGCGGCGGGCGACTCGGCGACGGACGACGGCTCGTCCGCCCTGACGTGGCTGTCCCCGCTGGGCTGGCTGGAGAACCTGCGGCCTTACGCCGACGAACGCTGGTGGGTGTTGCCGCTGTTCGCGGCGGCGATCCTGCTCCAGGGCGCGGTGGCCTACGAGCTGGCGGGCCGCCGGGACGTCGGCATGAGCTTCCTGCCGACCCGCCCGGGACCCGCCTCGGGCCGCCTGCGCACGGCGGGCTCGCTGGCCTGGCGGCTGCAGCGGGGCAGCGTGTACGGCTGGAGCATCGCCTTCTTCGTCGTCGGCGTCGTCTACGGCGGTCTGGCGGACGGCGTGACCGACCTGGTCGGCGACAACGACAACGCCCGGAAGATCTTCGAGCGGATGGGCGGCCAGAGCGGTCTGACGGACGCGTTCCTTGCGTCGATGGTCGGGATGATGGGCCTGATCGCGGCGCTGTATGTCGTCGGCTCGGTGCTGCGCCTGCACGGCGAGGAGACGTCCGGCCGGGCGGAACCGGTGCTGGCGAACGCGGTCGGCCGCCTGCGCTGGGCCGCCGGACACCTGGTCATCGCCTTCGGCGGCGCCGTCCTGATCATGCTCCTGACCGGCCTCGGCTTCATCGTCGGCTACGGCAAGGAGGCCGGGCCCCTCCTGGGGGCGTGCCTGGTGCAGCTCCCCGCGGTGTGGGTGATCGGCGGGCTGGCGGTGCTGCTGTACGGGGTACTGCCCCGGGCCGCGATGGCGGCATGGGGCGTCGCGGGCGCGGTGCTGCTCATCGGCTGGGTGGGGCCTGCGCTGGACGCTCCGCAGGCGGTGCTGGATCTCTCGCCGTTCGGGCATCTGCCGAAGCTGCCGGGCGGGTCGATGGAGTGGGGCCCGGTGTCGGTGCTGCTCGGGCTGGCGGTGGCGCTGGTGGCGGCCGGCCTGGCGGGGGTGCGGCGGCGGGACATGACGACGTGA